The Ananas comosus cultivar F153 linkage group 6, ASM154086v1, whole genome shotgun sequence genome segment AGGAGACGGGACCAGTTGATAAGTCCGTCCTGACAGAGCAGCATCTCCATAGGTCTTCATTTATCAAGACTGAGGTGAGAgccaaaattattattttaaatgtttTCTTTAGTATTTGTTTGAATATAAATGTTGttctaactaattttttatcactGTAGGAATATCGCGGGGTACAGTTCATAGAGCATGGCCGCAAATTAAACCAGTGGGTGCTTGATCATCCAGCAGTGCTAGATTTGCTACGACAGTctgaattttattatatttctcgacTTAGACGTCTACAGCTGGATCAAGCATTATTAGGAGCTTTGATCGAGCGATGGAGACGGGAGACCCAGACATTTCACTTCCGCCACGGTGAGATGACGATTACACTTCAGGATGTGGCGGTTATTTCTGGCCTTCGTGTCGATGGAGCGCCGGTCACTGGGACTACAGTGTATCCGTGGTCAGATATTTGTCAGGCGCTTTTAGGGGTTGTGCCGGATGACATCCGAGCTGGGCAGATtagatttgatttgatatacCAGCAGTTTCATCATCTACATTTGGATGCTCCGGCTGGATTAGTTGCAGCCACTGCAcgtgcatatatattatatcagatTGGCTGTAGTCTATTTCCAGACCCCACCGGATATAGGGTTCATCTTAAGTGACTGCCACTTATAGCGAATTTTGATGCATGCGGCGCTTTAGCCTGGGGTGCAGCAGCACTGGCCTATCTATATCAAGCTTTGGGATCGGCTGCATTAAAAGGAAAGGTCGAATGCTGTTGCTTCGCGACATTAGTACAGATATTAtgagtaatatataataattgttatataaagcTTCTCCTATTTAAGTTCAACAGTTTAATTTATTgtcatttatttatagatttgagCGTGGGACCATTTTCATGTCGGCCGACCTACTAGCGTTGGAGCTGTTGCCGACATGGCTGATTGCCCTATGGGTTGCCGGTATGACATATAAATTTGATACCGAATATatttctatacatatatatacatttgcaACTAACAAATATACTTTTCAAATATAAGGTCGACGAACGCCGGTGGGTTACGTTTTGCAGCAAACGTTAGAACAACAGATATTGAGTGCTACAGAGATGAGTTAGACCAACAGAGAAAGACTCAGGTACATATTAATGCAACCATTTTTTGACTATTTCAACTGATATTTCAGCTGACTATTATTGGCTTTTTCACAGATTGACATGGCGGCCGTACACAGATGCTATTATAGATGCGCTATCGACATTCTGTGTACAGGGCAGTGAGGTATGGCGATCTCGGACGACACTGATTTGTTTTCATATCGTTGAGCTTCACGTGCCGGATCGAGTCCTACGGCAGTTTGGTCTCCTCCAGCATATACCCATTCCGGTGGAGACCATCCGGCGCTACACTTCTCAGGGGCGGCCAGATGAGGATTAGGCCCACTTTCATGCTGCACATATCGAGAGATGGGGAGATAGATTATAGACCATTATTGACCAGCATCCGATTGTCGGTGATGACCCGATACAGGCGACCTTGATTTATATGGAGTGGTACTGGCAGATCACGAGAAGATGGATTTTTCGTCCAGTACAGCGTCCATCATTGACTTACCAGCCTCGTGGCCAGACCGAGAGAGCTTTGGTACGATCACTCAgcccatttattatttttttaatcttttgtatAATATAGATTGCCAAAGGTGAATTATTATCTATAATGCAGGTGGATGCTATTCGACAAACACAGTATAACATCAGAAGTCTAGTTCATGATCGACCTTCTTACAATGCAGTGATGGAGGCATTGACAGACATGGATATCGATCTTGATAGTGTACTGGAGTACATTCCTACTATACCTGTCGCCACTGATATCAAAGGTCGAGATTTTGGACATGCATCGACATCGGGTCATCACCACCGTCAGACACCGACATCTGCTGGATCTCCATCTCCTAGTGATGTTGCTGATATGCCCGCCGCCCCTGAGAGATTTCCTTTAAGGCCATTGGACTTGTACTTGCTTTTGCCGCCGCCAGTCTCTAGAGAGCACTTTACATTCGTCTATTCTCGATGTCATGCCGCGTCTTCATCACAGGCCCGCTCAACATCTAGACCAGCCACTATCGAGGAGACTCAGGCGATACCGGAGCATCGCGAGGGCATTATGATTGTGGATCTCGATGAGATGGCCGATATCGAGGCAATTGATGACGTACCTATTGCTGATTTCGTTGTAGAGGGTGGCCGTAGACGTGAACGTGGCCGTGCACGAGGACGTGGCCAaggacgtcgagggagaggaagattgAGAGACCGATTGTATATCTTTGATTTAGATAACTTAgactttgtataatattatataatacttaatttagtgcatatttgtatattctcgaaattttttttgatatttttattctgtTGATTGTATCTTATTATTCCACTCGATCTGTTGTGTTTCTTGTTGGAATATTTGTTATCGTGAAAAAACTTGTGttaaacttgttgaaatttttttaaaaatcaagcTTAAATCAGCATCTGGTGCTGTTTGCACTAATggcggtgaattgttcaccgcctttagtgcaaatccACGAACCCGGAGAAAAAAATGACTAAGTCCTGGACTGGGTGgtgtttgcactaaagacggtgaaccactGAACCACTCACCGTTtttagataagacggtgaacgattcaccgtcttatctatgcCACAAACCCGGGCTGTTGGGCGGGGgatttgctgagaaggcggtgaatgttTTACGCCTAGATAAGGCGATAAACGATTAACCGCCTTTGTtaaggcggtaaacgagtcaccgtcttctcgAGGCACCTTAAGCTAcacggggaattgctgagaagacggtgatacgcggggaattgctgagaaggcaaTGAATGGTCCccgcctagagaagacggtgaaccattcaccgcattcaaGATGCGTCCCCAAAGATAGTGAACGAATCACCATCTTTGTGAGAAACGCTGGCCTGGCGGCTGAGGTGGcaagaggagggttagttttacaaataaaagtttcacagGATTATTTTGGCAATTACGAAATTTCACAggattattttcgaaaaaagtccgaTGATGGGTAATTTATGTTGCAGGAAGAGAGATCATAAATACATAAGATGAAGGTTAGCTACTGTTACCAATTGCTCGTTTTACTATTTTGTCGAGTATACATAGATGTATAAGTTGCTAATTTACAAAGCAGACAAGTATAACTAATGGATATGTACTGTACTGTAACTGCTTTCTCTTTTGACGATACCTctttgggtaaattgcactattaccccctgaacttttggcgaagtttcactttacccctcgaactcctaaagtggacatctaaccccctaaactctaatatttcgttcatattATCCATTCCGTCAATTTTCCATCAAACTtcgttaaccggaaactgacggaagggataaaacgaatgaaatattagagtgtAGGATGTTATATGTCTATTTTAagagtttggggggttaagtgaaattcgtcaaaagttcaggaggtagtagtgcaatttactccgtaggggactcttgactataaattattttattataatatgttacttatggattgactattAATCCTCACgttagtgatcatgcttgattttgaatttatatatattttttctcctaaaataaatcatatcataatttatcctatattttattgtaataaaataaaagtgaaagaaatgaattagagtggcttaaagataaaaaaagaacgATATTAACTACCTACGATACTCGAGCACTCTACTATCCTgatgtactcgctaatatggttgatttataataggtgtcctcactcggatatagagattttaattctcagttaattttctgtagtactcgtttgtcctttttatctttagaagcattattctataaaatacacttaaataaaatctttgtacttcatttcagcaaattagaaatatttaatataaaaatataaaaataatttatagtaaaaatttgggtaaattgtattgttaccccctgaacttatggcgagtttcacttaatcCCCCatactcctaaaatagacatgtaacactctaaactctaatatttcattcgttttaccccttccgtcagtttccggttaacggagcttgacggaaaactgacggaaggggtaacatgaacgaaatattagagtttagagggttagatgtccattttagaagttcgagaggtaaagtgaaacttcgccaaaagttcatagggaaacaatgcaatttacccataCATCTTTTGTAAAATATGAAATGTTACATACATAGGTAGGACTACTAAATAATAAAGCACTGCACAATCTCTCCTTCCAACTCTCTTGTTGTTATATACCTGTTCCCTATTTAAATTGTCTTAATGAACTCATTCCATAGTCGACAAATTATCAGTGAGCCAGCATTTTTTTCAGCATGACATTGCACCggttaataataatataaacagAACCATTATATTATATGAAGTCAAAATTTTGAGCTGCATTCATATCCATCTAATGTGACTTTGCCCGAAAAGTACTATATGACGAAAAAATTTGACGGTACCTTCATCCGTAAGATTCAGTTTTTAGCCCTCTTCGATGGTCTCTGAAATCGACTGACGTCGTCTGTGAATTGTGCAGCAGTTCGTGCTCTTAATTCTTCCAAGCTCTGTCCTTCTTTTGCTCTCTCTATCACCTAAAAGGAAGGATGCAAGGTGCGCGCATTACAAATTTTGGATGGagaaaatacattatatattttcCAAAAAGAGGGAATTTTTACCAAATGGCGGCCATATAAATGCGTGTTTGCGAGTGCTTGTAGAGCATTTTGCGCCTCGTGCTTCGTGACATACTCCACAAATGCAAAACCCCTGTGACTCCGAAACTTCATGGGCAATCTTAAGCTCTTGATCTGAAGAATTCAGCAACAAAACTTTAGGAAATGCTCAAAGAGATGCCAAACACTTCCAAAAGGAACGTGGCAAATATTAACTACATAATCTTATAATCCAATTTTCCGGTTTTCTTCACTATAATCCtgattatcattttttattatcaGATTGAGATCAGATTTGGGGAAGAAACACAGGTAGCCTTAAACTAGCAGTCAATTAAACCATCTGAAATTCCTCCATACATTGACGACAAAACTCAAAATgcaaaattcttaaaatttaaccAGGGTATTATCATAAACCCACAAATTTTACCTGACCAAATGGACCAAATAACTGCCTTAAATCTTTTTCTGTTGCCTCAAATGCCACATTTCTCACGATCAGCTTAGTTGAACTCCTATCATTTTCACCCTTCTTTGAAACCTGACCATCTCTTTTTCCATGACAAAGTTGCAAGGAAAGAGCATGACCATCCAGAACAGTCCCCTGAAAATTATATAACAAGTTACAGACTAGTACAGTTACCTAATTCCTCAAATGACagtaagtgaaaaaaaaattatttgtttgtaCTTTATGTTGCAAAATCTTCCAGTTTACCTGCAAATCTTTGCAGACGCTGGTTGCTGTTTCCAcagaatcaaattcaataaAGCCAAAGCCCATGGATACAAACTTGCCATTCTTGAGGTGCTTTTTCACCttgaaagtataaaaatatatgattattaAGACAAAGGAAGAACGGAAAAAATGTTGTTTAAATAAGCTTTTCTTCAATGTACCTTTACACTTTTTATCGTTCCATTCTTCATATTATTAGTAAAGTGCAGCTTCAGAGATTCGTCCAAGGTCTTAAAATTTAAGTTCTTCACATAAATCGACCGTGACTGCAAACAATAAAAgacaaacaataaaaaaatgggGATCTATTATGAAAAATGGATTAGAAGTCTGATATCAAAACACAGAGGTGATAGAATCAAATATCACTGCGTATTTGAAGCAACAACATAGGGGGAAATGAGATGCAATCATCTATAGCTCTGAAAGCTAGAACTCTAGTTCTAAAAAAGGAGACTAGCAAAAGAAATTTTGATATTAGGGGGACAATAGAGAAATCAGTTTACACTATATAATCTGGGAGCAACATTTTCTCATAATGGTACTTgaatttcttcctctttttttctttttgtaggGGGAAGAGGGGACGGATGTTAGCTTTTTCCTGACActctttattatttgtttaatgGATGAGCAGTAAGAATATGTATGGTGACAAGAGAAGGGAATGAAGAAGTCAGCAGCTAAGACACTTAAACTTGCATTGattaccaaaaataaaaaaaaaatagcgaccGAATACTAACATGCTTGATAACTATCTCCGTTCAAAAAGGCACAGAAGCTTACAGTGAGAAGGAAATCAAATAGCCTacattaaaataacaaaatataaagaatGATATTGCCACAGAAGTTAATGAAAATTGAAGCTTCGCAGTCTAAAAGTGCATAAAAATGCTCACAACAAAGAGGCGAGTAAAGAAAATGTCAAACCTCCACCCTATCGGGATCAATATCCTCTTCCGGTATTCCCTCCAAGCTTTCCTCCACTAAAACTTTTTTAACATTCTTCTCACCAACTACATTCTTTTGTTCCTCACATGCTGATGGTTCGGTaggacaaaaaatattttcaggagCCCATTCCAGATATAATGGAGCATCTCTACAAGTTGTAAAAATTTCCAGAACAAACAGGGGGAAAAAAGATTaatcattttcaaaatttagtcAACCATATTGGATTTGCACTCTTCATGAGAGACAATGTAACCTGATTTCTCTATCTATAAAAAGACATTGAGGATTCCATACTCAGAGGAGTTGACTGAACAACCGCATTCATATTCCCTAAAAAACGTATGAAGAGTGCAAGTTTCTAATTACTTTAGAATTTAGatgtaaaaagagaaaaactaaaGAACCTTGCTTGTATCTTTTGTATGCTAAACACTTGAAAGCCGAACGAGCTTCTGCTGCTTCAAGAAAGATAACCTGAAGAATAATGCAATAGGAGATACCGATTTATAAATTTCTGCAGCCAAAAACAGTAACGCAAAAAGGCCAAATTTGGACGAATGAAAGGACATATTTAGATGTATAcccctgcaaaattatctatttgcatttagacccctccaAATTCTAAACTATGCCTTTCAACAACTTAATTTCTTCCACATAAATCATTGTACTTACGAAAATATAACACTTTCAACCCAAGAATTGAATCATTTTTCAACTTATGATAAGGGTACACTCATACGAGGGTTTACTTTCAAGGAATATTTACATATCTTCTGGATTCTGTTGTGCCTTGTATGTAATGGATAATTTTGCAAAACACGGATGCAAAAGCATctaattaaaatgtaaatatgAAGATTTTCTTTTGATGATTTGATCAAGCCAGTAGGAACCAACATGTGTACCCTTTTCTCActtaaaagttgaatttaaagCAGGTATACCCATTGCCCCATGATAAAGGTACCCACCAAACGACCAAGTGGTTGGTTATGTAAATTTTATGAGTTTATCAAGCAAATTTCATACCAAAGCCAATGTTCTGGTTGGTGGGAGAACAACTTTGTCTAAGCTCCCAAATTTCCCAAACATGCTAGCAAGATCTCCTTCAGAAGAGCTGTAAGGCAAGTTCTTAACCAATATCACATGGTtgcttcttttcattttttcattttttttcacagCGTATTCCTCTAAAGCAGCAATGTTGATTCCAGCATTAGATAGAGCTTTCTTAGTCTCTGCTACCACATGTGTTTCTCCCAGTGCTATACGCACAGCAAGATCATCCGCATCACGATCAAGTAATTCGCTTTTGCTGACACCAGTTTTCCTGGCTATGTTTTCAACAACCTGATTGGAAATTGGATAATGATGAATCAAATATCACAAAATccattttatattaatttgcagTTAAATCGAGTTCCaatcaagtaaaaaaaattccaGTCAAGAATcatatattacaaaaaaaattatatatagaagtaTAACATAAAAAGTAATATATCTAGTGGAATACGAAGGACATCATCCtattaacaatataaaataGTGCATGGAAGAAAATAAGCTTATGCATTTATTCATTAAAGTTTGCTGGAATATAAACATACAGTATCAGGACGCATGAATAAGCTATTCCACGCCTGTGTATCACCACTAGCTTCAGATGCCTTCCTCTGATCTGCTCTTAACTGCTTGAAGGTCTTATTCTCCACCACATGATTAGACCTTAATGAATTCAAAACAAACAGTTTAAATCAAACAAGCTTGTGAGGAATGGAAGTACCAAAAGGATAATACAAAGGTTCTTACTCAAGTTTCTCATCATTTTGTGGCTTGGCAGGCATGACATGTAACAACCTGCCTTGGAAACTTGAATTGTCTAAATCTTCAAGTGCCCTACAACATTAATAAGGTGTCAATGCAACATAATGGAATCCAAACATAATagtgacccaaaaaaaaaaaaaagacgaagaATGTCATATAAATATTATCATATCTCCACCAAATTGAATATAACCAATTCTTTTAGTACTAAGTAAGAATGAGATAAAGGGCATAATTATGCGACAAAAATTATTACCTTATAGCAGATTCTGGAAGTGAAAAAAGCACATAACCTATGCCTTTGGACCGTTTAGTATCTTTATCAACAACAAGATGCATGTGTGAGACATCACCAAACTGGCTAAAAAGCTCCATCAAATCCTCTTCACTGGACACCACCAATAATAATTTACTCATTAAGAAGACAAGTCAGGATAGATATAAAGGACTAACATCTGCATTCAGCTAAAGTATTATAGAGTCAGTATAACACCATACGTAGTTGCGTAAGGAAGATTGCGGATAAATAGCCGGCCAGTTTCCAATGCCTGTTTCTTCTCATCACTTACTGACAATGTTGGATTCTCATTATTAACATCTTCACCATCGGAATCTACTAGAGGAGACTCCTTTTCCTCTCCATTGATATCATCTTCTCCAACTGAGAGCCCATTTGCATCATTTGTATCCATATCTGTTTGACTTTTGGAATCTTCGTCATCAGAGTCTGAAGATTCTGGACCAATTTTTCTTAATTCTACTCTTAAAATACTCCATGTCGGTCATATGATCATGCTCCCTTGTTTCCAGTGATTCCTCCATCTCATTTTCTTCAGAAGTACTTTTAGTAGCCTCAGGTTCGCCGCTGCTACCATCAGTTGTTCTAGCCTTTGGTCGAGCTGCTTGCTTTTGCCCCATCTGTGACTGCTGACAATCTTTCTCACCGATTTTGCTATCTTTGTCAACAAAGTCACCAGCACCAATTGCATCATTGGCCCACAATTTCGACTTAGTCCGTGGCTGCATGACTTGGAGAAATTCTTGGAGTTTTGGATCATTAACTTCAGTGCTTTTACATAGATTAGCATTCAATTTTTGGCCTTCAGAAATTTTTATCGATGAAACTTGGTCGCTGACACCAGCATTGTCTTTGCTTTGACTCAACGGAGTGCTTTTCTCTAGAGAATAACGGCTCCAAGGACGAGGCAAATTCAGATCACCAACTTTACGAGCAACCTACAATTGGCAGATAAGCTTATAAGGTGCTTATTATACTTCATAACTCCCCCCATCTTTCAAGAGCTATCTATGTAAGAACATGGGGTACCATCTCACCTCACATATGAGCTTCCGAGTATCCATGAAAGTGTTGTTGAAATATTCGAGGGCCGCCTCAGCTTCCTTCTCAGAACGAAACCCAATGAACGCAAATTGCCTACTCTTCCCATCTCTattcaaaaccaaaaaaatttattttaacaaCTATGCTACACAAATAAGAACAAATCCGCAgacttgagaaaaaaaaaatccaaatgtTACATACTTCATATTCAGAAAAAGAGGCGAAAAATACAAAAGGAAGCATGAATTAATGATGTATTACTACATATACTGAACAAAAAGGTTCTTTGGTCACAGAAACTGTTTCAAGTTGAGAAATTTAATCAGCTTCAAAATAAATAGGCTAAACTAGAGAAGCAACTTAGgagcttcataattttagacAGGTAACTAGAATCACACGAGACATTTCAAACTCAGCAAACAAACATAAGAGAACAATTAAAAAGGCGAATCAAACACATGAATCAATGGTGATAAAAGATTTGAAGGTGGGATTTTTCGATTTTTCTCACTTAGTGCGCATGATCTTAGCGTCGGTGACCTCGCCCTTCTGGGAGAAGAACTCTCTGAGGCGATCCTCATTGACGTACTTGGGCAANACTCAGCAAACAAACATAAGAGAACAATTAAAAAGGCGAATCAAACACATGAATCAATGGTGATAAAAGATTTGAAGGTGGGATTTTTCGATTTTTCTCACTTAGTGCGCATGATCTTAGCGTCGGTGACCTCGCCCTTCTGGGAGAAGAACTCTCTGAGGCGATCCTCATTGACGTACTTGGGCAAATTCTTTACGCAGAGACGAGACCTGTGAACCAAAGAGAGCACAAAACCCAATTAGCCTTAGAGGAAAAGGGAAGAGGCGATTCCTCAAACACGAATTGAGAAGGAATAGTAGGAGCTCTCACATCTCTAGGGCTCAGTAAGAGGGATTCTAGGGTTTCGGAACTGTGGAACCCTAGATCGCGATATACCCAAATctctgtaaaaacaaaaaaaaatcacatcaaACTCTAATTAGAAGCTCAAGAAAGAAAACCCCTCACATTCTTTCTGCCCAAAAAaccataagaaaaagaaaaagaaaaaaaaagatgaagaagatcAATGGAAGACGAAGAACGAAAACGAACCTGTTGAAAGCGCCGCTGCCGGAGTTCCATCGGGATATGCGAACGGCGAAGATTGCGCTGCCGGCGGCGAAGAGTGCGCTGCCGGCGGCGAACGGTGGAAGACTGAAGGGCGCTGCCGGCGGCGAAGAGTGCGAACGGTGGAAGATTGAAGGGCGCTGCCGGCGGCGAAGAGTGCGAACGGTGGAAGACTGAAGGGCGCTGCCGGCGGCGAAGAGTGCGAACGGTGGAAGACTGAAGAGCGCTGCTGCCGGGGGGTCTTCGATCGGGCGTAGAATaataatggccaatttgcataaaaaatctacttatttcaggcttttgcaaaaccgggccacatttttcgtttttgcaggttcggtccgctttttcgtccgcctgaccaaaatacctttattactttttctctttcctctttctctctcctctctgttTCTAtcgttctgtttttttttctcgccgcgCCCGCCGTTCTCCCTCGAATCCTCCTGCGCCGTCCCCATCACCGTCGCGTTCCCGAACCGCACCCTCCTCGCTCCCCCCGGCGACCCGCACCCCTCGACGGCCCCCACGGCCGTATCCTCCACCGCCGGCCAGCGcgattctgtttttttttctcgcgcGCCGCCGTTCTCCCCTCGAATCCTCCTACGCCGTCCCCATCACCGGTCGCGTTCCCGAACCAGCACCCTCCTCGCTGCCCGCCGGCGACCCGTACCCCTCGACGGCCCCCACGGCGCTCCTTCGCCGCCGGCCCGAGCGACCCCCGCCGaaccggcggcggaggagcggcCGTGGGGGCCGTCGAGGGTCGGGTCGCCGGGGGAGCGAGGAGTGGCGGTCGGGAACGCGACGGTGGATGGGGACGGCGCCAGGAGGATTCGAGGGAGAACGGCGGGCGCGggcgaagaaaaaaaaaagagcgatagaattacaccattacaccattaccattacacATTACCCATTACCATTACACTATC includes the following:
- the LOC109711572 gene encoding LOW QUALITY PROTEIN: probable RNA-binding protein 19 (The sequence of the model RefSeq protein was modified relative to this genomic sequence to represent the inferred CDS: deleted 1 base in 1 codon), which translates into the protein MSRLCVKNLPKYVNEDRLREFFSQKGEVTDAKIMRTKDGKSRQFAFIGFRSEKEAEAALEYFNNTFMDTRKLICEVARKVGDLNLPRPWSRYSLEKSTPLSQSKDNAGVSDQVSSIKISEGQKLNANLCKSTEVNDPKLQEFLQVMQPRTKSKLWANDAIGAGDFVDKDSKIGEKDCQQSQMGQKQAARPKARTTDGSSGEPEATKSTSEENEMEESLETREHDHMTDMEYFKSRIKKNWSRSSDSDDEDSKSQTDMDTNDANGLSVGEDDINGEEKESPLVDSDGEDVNNENPTLSVSDEKKQALETGRLFIRNLPYATTEEDLMELFSQFGDVSHMHLVVDKDTKRSKGIGYVLFSLPESAIRALEDLDNSSFQGRLLHVMPAKPQNDEKLESNHVVENKTFKQLRADQRKASEASGDTQAWNSLFMRPDTVVENIARKTGVSKSELLDRDADDLAVRIALGETHVVAETKKALSNAGINIAALEEYAVKKNEKMKRSNHVILVKNLPYSSSEGDLASMFGKFGSLDKVVLPPTRTLALVIFLEAAEARSAFKCLAYKRYKDAPLYLEWAPENIFCPTEPSACEEQKNVVGEKNVKKVLVEESLEGIPEEDIDPDRVESRSIYVKNLNFKTLDESLKLHFTNNMKNGTIKSVKVKKHLKNGKFVSMGFGFIEFDSVETATSVCKDLQGTVLDGHALSLQLCHGKRDGQVSKKGENDRSSTKLIVRNVAFEATEKDLRQLFGPFGQIKSLRLPMKFRSHRGFAFVEYVTKHEAQNALQALANTHLYGRHLVIERAKEGQSLEELRARTAAQFTDDVSRFQRPSKRAKN